In Populus trichocarpa isolate Nisqually-1 chromosome 16, P.trichocarpa_v4.1, whole genome shotgun sequence, a genomic segment contains:
- the LOC7468973 gene encoding calcium-dependent protein kinase 32 isoform X1 — protein sequence MGNCCVTPPGVPDHEKKKHKKKQNPFALDFGHHNRGTNHKLIVLRDPTGKEIEQRYELGRELGRGEFGITYLCTDKETGENFACKSISKKKLRTAVDIEDVRREVEIMKQMPQHPNLVTLKDTYEDDSAVHLVMELCEGGELFDRIVARGHYTERAAAAVTKTIVEVVQICHEHGVMHRDLKPENFLFGNKKENAPLKAIDFGLSVFFKPGERFTEIVGSPYYMAPEVLKRNYGPEVDVWSAGVILYILLCGVPPFWAETEQGVAQAIIRSVIDFKRDPWPKVSENAKDLVRKMLDPDPKRRLTAQQVLDHPWLQNAKKAPNVSLGETVRTRLKQFSVMNKLKKRALRVIAEHLSVEEVAGIKEGFQLMDTGNKGKINIDELRVGLQKLGQQVPEIDLQILMEVGDADRDGYLDYGEFVAITVHLRKMGNDEHLRKAFEFFDQNQSGHIEIDELRDALADEVDGSNEDVINAIIHDVDTDKDGKISYEEFAAMMKAGTDWRKASRQYSRERFNNLSLKLMKDGSLKLTSEGR from the exons atGGGTAATTGTTGTGTAACACCACCAGGAGTCCCTGATCATGAGAAAAAGAAGcacaagaagaaacaaaacccaTTTGCCTTAGATTTTGGGCACCATAATAGAGGCACGAATCACAAGCTGATTGTGTTAAGAGACCCAACGGGAAAAGAAATTGAGCAAAGATATGAACTTGGCAGAGAACTAGGCAGGGGTGAATTTGGAATCACATACTTGTGTACTGATAAGGAGACTGGTGAGAATTTTGCTTGCAAATCTATCTCTAAAAAGAAGTTAAGGACAGCTGTTGATATAGAGGATGTGAGGAGAGAAGTGGAGATCATGAAACAAATGCCTCAGCATCCTAATCTTGTGACCTTGAAGGATACTTATGAGGATGATAGTGCAGTTCATTTGGTGATGGAGTTGTGTGAAGGAGGAGAGTTGTTTGATAGGATTGTGGCTAGAGGACACTACACTGAGagggctgctgctgctgttacGAAGACCATTGTGGAGGTTGTTCAG ATATGCCACGAACATGGGGTGATGCATAGGGATCTAAAACCCGAGAACTTTTTGTTCGGAAACAAGAAGGAGAATGCACCTTTGAAGGCAATTGATTTTGGATTGTCAGTGTTTTTCAAACCTG GTGAAAGATTTACTGAGATAGTCGGAAGTCCATACTACATGGCACCTGAAGTGCTAAAGAGGAATTATGGCCCAGAAGTGGATGTCTGGAGTGCTGGTGTAATACTTTATATCTTACTTTGTGGTGTTCCACCCTTCTGGGCAG AAACTGAACAGGGAGTTGCACAAGCAATTATCAGGTCAGTTATTGATTTTAAGAGGGATCCCTGGCCCAAAGTTTCTGAAAATGCCAAagaccttgtgagaaagatgctTGATCCTGACCCAAAGCGCCGGCTTACAGCACAGCAAGTGCTAG ATCACCCTTGGTTGCAGAATGCAAAGAAGGCTCCTAATGTTTCTTTAGGTGAAACAGTAAGAACAAGGCTCAAGCAATTTTCTGTTATGAACAAACTCAAGAAAAGAGCTCTGAGG GTAATAGCTGAGCATTTGTCAGTGGAGGAAGTTGCTGGCATAAAGGAGGGATTCCAACTGATGGATACTGGCAACAAGGGCAAGATTAACATTGATGAGCTAAGAGTTGGATTACAAAAACTTGGCCAACAGGTTCCTGAGATTGATCTTCAAATTTTAATGGAAGTG GGTGATGCAGATCGAGATGGCTATCTTGACTACGGAGAATTTGTGGCTATTACTGTTCACCTGAGAAAGATGGGGAATGACGAACACCTTCGCAAAGCCTTTGAATTCTTTGATCAAAACCAAAGTGGGCACATAGAAATCGATGAGCTAAGAGATGCCTTGGCTGATGAAGTTGATGGAAGTAATGAAGACGTTATTAATGCTATAATTCATGATGTGGACACAGATAAG GATGGAAAAATAAGTTACGAGGAGTTTGCCGCAATGATGAAGGCTGGCACAGATTGGCGGAAAGCATCAAGGCAGTATTCACGAGAGCGGTTCAACAATCTGAGCCTGAAACTAATGAAGGATGGATCATTAAAATTGACCAGTGAGGGTAGATGA
- the LOC7468973 gene encoding calcium-dependent protein kinase 32 isoform X2 — MGNCCVTPPGVPDHEKKKHKKKQNPFALDFGHHNRGTNHKLIVLRDPTGKEIEQRYELGRELGRGEFGITYLCTDKETGENFACKSISKKKLRTAVDIEDVRREVEIMKQMPQHPNLVTLKDTYEDDSAVHLVMELCEGGELFDRIVARGHYTERAAAAVTKTIVEVVQICHEHGVMHRDLKPENFLFGNKKENAPLKAIDFGLSVFFKPETEQGVAQAIIRSVIDFKRDPWPKVSENAKDLVRKMLDPDPKRRLTAQQVLDHPWLQNAKKAPNVSLGETVRTRLKQFSVMNKLKKRALRVIAEHLSVEEVAGIKEGFQLMDTGNKGKINIDELRVGLQKLGQQVPEIDLQILMEVGDADRDGYLDYGEFVAITVHLRKMGNDEHLRKAFEFFDQNQSGHIEIDELRDALADEVDGSNEDVINAIIHDVDTDKDGKISYEEFAAMMKAGTDWRKASRQYSRERFNNLSLKLMKDGSLKLTSEGR, encoded by the exons atGGGTAATTGTTGTGTAACACCACCAGGAGTCCCTGATCATGAGAAAAAGAAGcacaagaagaaacaaaacccaTTTGCCTTAGATTTTGGGCACCATAATAGAGGCACGAATCACAAGCTGATTGTGTTAAGAGACCCAACGGGAAAAGAAATTGAGCAAAGATATGAACTTGGCAGAGAACTAGGCAGGGGTGAATTTGGAATCACATACTTGTGTACTGATAAGGAGACTGGTGAGAATTTTGCTTGCAAATCTATCTCTAAAAAGAAGTTAAGGACAGCTGTTGATATAGAGGATGTGAGGAGAGAAGTGGAGATCATGAAACAAATGCCTCAGCATCCTAATCTTGTGACCTTGAAGGATACTTATGAGGATGATAGTGCAGTTCATTTGGTGATGGAGTTGTGTGAAGGAGGAGAGTTGTTTGATAGGATTGTGGCTAGAGGACACTACACTGAGagggctgctgctgctgttacGAAGACCATTGTGGAGGTTGTTCAG ATATGCCACGAACATGGGGTGATGCATAGGGATCTAAAACCCGAGAACTTTTTGTTCGGAAACAAGAAGGAGAATGCACCTTTGAAGGCAATTGATTTTGGATTGTCAGTGTTTTTCAAACCTG AAACTGAACAGGGAGTTGCACAAGCAATTATCAGGTCAGTTATTGATTTTAAGAGGGATCCCTGGCCCAAAGTTTCTGAAAATGCCAAagaccttgtgagaaagatgctTGATCCTGACCCAAAGCGCCGGCTTACAGCACAGCAAGTGCTAG ATCACCCTTGGTTGCAGAATGCAAAGAAGGCTCCTAATGTTTCTTTAGGTGAAACAGTAAGAACAAGGCTCAAGCAATTTTCTGTTATGAACAAACTCAAGAAAAGAGCTCTGAGG GTAATAGCTGAGCATTTGTCAGTGGAGGAAGTTGCTGGCATAAAGGAGGGATTCCAACTGATGGATACTGGCAACAAGGGCAAGATTAACATTGATGAGCTAAGAGTTGGATTACAAAAACTTGGCCAACAGGTTCCTGAGATTGATCTTCAAATTTTAATGGAAGTG GGTGATGCAGATCGAGATGGCTATCTTGACTACGGAGAATTTGTGGCTATTACTGTTCACCTGAGAAAGATGGGGAATGACGAACACCTTCGCAAAGCCTTTGAATTCTTTGATCAAAACCAAAGTGGGCACATAGAAATCGATGAGCTAAGAGATGCCTTGGCTGATGAAGTTGATGGAAGTAATGAAGACGTTATTAATGCTATAATTCATGATGTGGACACAGATAAG GATGGAAAAATAAGTTACGAGGAGTTTGCCGCAATGATGAAGGCTGGCACAGATTGGCGGAAAGCATCAAGGCAGTATTCACGAGAGCGGTTCAACAATCTGAGCCTGAAACTAATGAAGGATGGATCATTAAAATTGACCAGTGAGGGTAGATGA